Genomic DNA from Candidatus Nitrosopumilus koreensis AR1:
CAACTGAATCTCGATTCTGTGCACCTATGATTGTGTTTAGTCCTTTGTCATGCATTTTAAGTGTCAACCCAGGACCAGTTCTTGTGTTATCAGATGTACTTGAAATAAATCTACGATCCGTCCCTCTGTATTCAGCATTTTCTGAAATTACAAATCCACAACTTGAACAAACAGTTTCTCCAAGAATCTCATCAGTTACAAATCCAGAAGCATTACAGTAATTACAAAAAATTTTTGCTTTTTCAACTGTTGTAGTTAATGTCAAAAATTTTCGCTAAACCGTTATAGTTATTTTTTTAGCAATACAATCAGAATGAATTTCCTTATCTGTATTAATATTGCAATTGTGGCAAATAAACTCTATGGGGTTTTTACATTCAGAACAGCTTTGATATACTTCCATTCTGTTTCCACATTTTCTACAAGAGGTTATTTTCATGACTTACAATGTGTTATTGTTTGTATTAAAGGTGTGTAAAATTAGTAGACACTAATGTACATTGACACCACTAAACATTTTAAAGTTCATGAGATATGTACTCTACATCATCCTCATCAGATAATGCATCATGAAATTTTTGAAATATTGAATCATCCATTTTAGATAGAAATAACATAAATTCTAATTCCAATACTTTCAAACGATTCATTTCTGCTAATTCTTTTTCCATTATTTTTGATACGATTAATTGTTGATTCATTATAATTTGATAATTGGTAACCCATGTAAAAGATGGGAAAGATGTAATTCTATTCGTCTTTTTTAGAAGAGTCGTCTTTCTTTGGCTCTTCTTTTTTCTCGTCGTTACCGACTACTATTGTTGGGTTCTGTTCTTTATTTTCCATATCTATATAGATATTAAACTACATATATACTTAGTCAAAGAAGTTTATAGATAGTCAATTATATGTATAGAAAATTAGGCACAAAATAACAAAATCCAGCCAGTATATATCATAGAAGAATCATGAAAGGTATGTTCAAAAAATAATTGAAAAACTAAGGTTTGGGTCTTGTAAGACAATGCCTTCTAAAGATGCAGATTCATTCAAAGAAGCTCAGAAAAACAACAAAGAGGATTTTAAAAAATAAATGAAATATCAATGCAAAACATGTAACTTTCATTGGGAAGGCACTTCACAAACTTTTGACGAGGTACGTGATCATGAAAAAACTCATTTAAAAAATAAAACTACTGTTCGTTGTAAAGTTTGTAATGCATCAAAGAGTATGATTGATGTAGAGCATAATTCAGATGAAAAATGGGAGTGTCAAAATTGTGGGAACATACTTGATATGCAAGGTCTAATTAGTTCATAGTAAGACAATGACAAAAATAGATTTTAATATTTTTAACACATACAACACTCTTTATACTTTGTTTCCATTTTAAATGCATGTCAAATCAACTATATTGCCAAGTATGCCATAAACTCAAATTCACCAAGTTTGATAAACAACAAAAATGCGAGTGTAAAACAGGTAAAAATTAAATCATTTTTTGACTATTTCCATAACAGTTACTTTTCAGTCCACCAATGATGTTTCTCTTGGATGTTGTGATGTAAAAGCATATGTAAGATTTTTTTAATATTTTTGAAAACTTTGAAATTCATTAATTGAGTATTTCCTTTTTCCACACATTGCATGCAGGACATCTATTTGTGATTTTTTCTCCTAATTTTTTCAAGAATACATTTCCACAATTATCACAAGATCTTAGATTATCAGTTGTTATCAGGTTATTACTACGTCTTTCTTACTTAAGTACTGGATCATTTTTCAAACAAGAATCAATTAGAATACTGTTAGGCACAAAATCTCAACAATTTCAAATGCAATTCCTTGACAAACGGTTCATAATGCTGACAAATTTGTCGATAAAAGTAACAGAAAAGTCAGCGTTTGTTAATATTCCCGAATTCACATACGGTACATGGCAACAAAAAATAATCCAGGACAAAAAATTTTATGTTTTTCGATATTATTTATTGCCGTATTTGCTGTTACAAATTTTCACACATTTGCATTTGCAGAAATCTCGCTTTCATCTTATGATTCTATAATTGGTCCAACAGATAGACTGCTCATAATGGGAACCATAGAGGGAGATATTCAATCATTTAATCCAATCAAACTTGTAGTTTATGATCCATCAGGAAATATTGTTTATCAACCAAACGTGGCAATTGATGGGGATGGCAAATTCAAATATCTGATAACACCAACTCTTCCTAGCTTTGATGATGGACAATATGTTGTAGAAGCAAGTCAAGAAGATTTAAAAGAAAAAACACAGATGTATTTCACAGTTTCAAGTGATATCTCTGATGGTTTATTTGATGAGGACATGGAAACTGAAATTATACCTGAATTTGGAACAATTACAATGATGATTCTTGTTGTTTCAATTATTAGCATATTGGCAATTACAACCAAAACAAAATGATGTTCAAATCATCTTCCATTTAATAAAATAAAAAAAATAGTCTAAACTAAAAACAACTCTAGTTTTGATTTCTGTGGTATTGTTAATAGAAAATTTTAGATGATACTCAATATACAGAATTAGTTCCACCATAGATAAAAAATACCGCCATGTGGTTTGGCGAAGATATGAGACACATCTATTCAACTCACTTAGGGCATATAGAAATTGAAATAATTGAGTCTTGACAACTACAAAGTATATCTCTGAACATCATACTGCAAGTCCAAAGAGAATATGGTCATGGCTGCAATATGGCAATTATCACCCAATTTTACTATGTTTTATCAAAGATAACACAATGTAAAAAGAAAGAATGGGATTAACCCAAAAATTGATTAACGTTTAGATTTTTTGGCCTTACGTTTAGTAGTCTTTGCTGCTTTCTTAGTAGTTCGTTTTGCTTTAGTAGCTGCTTTCTTTGCTGTACGTTTAGTAGTTCGTTTTGCTTTAGTAGCTGCTTTCTTTGCTGTACGTTTAGTAGTTCGTTTTGCTTTAGTAGCTGCTTTCTTTGCTGTACGTTTAGTAGTTCGTTTTGCTTTAGTAGCTGCTTTCTTTGCTGTACGTTTTACTTTTTTTGCAGTTTTTTTGATAGCTTTTTTGGCTGTTGCCATAACTAAAAGAAAACTCTTTGTTCTTTAAGTACAAAACAAATGGACAAACTGAGCTTTAGTTAATTTTTTTTATGTTAAATTCAAAAGTTATTTTTCATTCTTTATTCTTAACATTGATCTAATTCTATATCATTTTGAAGACAAAGAGGTATACAAAGAATTTTGTAGTGATCTTGTTGTTTTTTTAGCTTTTTCAGTAATTTGCCACAAATAATTTGAATCTTAATTTTTATAAAAATTAAAAAAAGATAAAAATTGATTTTCTTTATAAGCAAAATAGTACGGCATCAAACTAAACAGAACTCTCTACCTGCACACACAAATTAATTTAAGATTCTAACTTGAAATTTGGCTGTTTTTTTAATCCTTTGTACCTATTTCTTATGGTCACTTCTGTTACTCCTGCCGCCTCGGCAAGATCCCGTTGAGTAATAGAGCCACCATGTTTCAAACAAGCAATGTATAATGCAGTTGCAGCAAGCCCCATAGGGTCTTTTCCAGCAGATTCTTTGTTATTCTGAGCTTCTTGAAGTACTTTGATTGCATGTCGTTTGATTTTTTCAGATAGTTCCAATTTGCTTGAGATTCTCGATATGCATTGAATTGAATTTACAACAGGCATCTTGAGTTCCAATTCATGATGCAATAATCTGTAACATCGAGCAATATCTTTACGTTTAACATTTGCAGCATCTGCAACATCTTTTAGAGTTCTAGGAGTTTCAGTATCTCTGCATGCTGCATATATTGATGCAGCAATCATTGCAGAAATAGATCTTCCACGAACTAGTTTTTTCTCTAATGCTTTTCTATACAAATATGCAGCTTTTTCAAGAACATTTGTAGAAAGTGCAATCTTGTCTTTTATTCTAGTTAATTCACCGAGTGCTTGTCTGAGATTTCTATCTTGAGGTTCATGAGCTTGGCTTCTGCTATCCCAAGTCCGTAATCGTTCAATGGTGCTTTTCATAGATGTTGATAGTGGCTTGCCAGTAGCATCCTTGTTTATTGGATTAATTACAGTAGATAGCCCCATATCATGTATCAAAAGTGATGAGGGTGCTCCAGTTCTTGCGGGATTTGCCCCACTATCTGTCTGAAATGCCCTCCATTCTGGACC
This window encodes:
- a CDS encoding PEFG-CTERM sorting domain-containing protein, whose translation is MATKNNPGQKILCFSILFIAVFAVTNFHTFAFAEISLSSYDSIIGPTDRLLIMGTIEGDIQSFNPIKLVVYDPSGNIVYQPNVAIDGDGKFKYLITPTLPSFDDGQYVVEASQEDLKEKTQMYFTVSSDISDGLFDEDMETEIIPEFGTITMMILVVSIISILAITTKTK
- a CDS encoding transcription initiation factor IIB, with amino-acid sequence MVVSITDSNCLRCGKNSMQTDNVTGEQFCGKCGYVVSEKSNESGPEWRAFQTDSGANPARTGAPSSLLIHDMGLSTVINPINKDATGKPLSTSMKSTIERLRTWDSRSQAHEPQDRNLRQALGELTRIKDKIALSTNVLEKAAYLYRKALEKKLVRGRSISAMIAASIYAACRDTETPRTLKDVADAANVKRKDIARCYRLLHHELELKMPVVNSIQCISRISSKLELSEKIKRHAIKVLQEAQNNKESAGKDPMGLAATALYIACLKHGGSITQRDLAEAAGVTEVTIRNRYKGLKKQPNFKLES